One Molothrus ater isolate BHLD 08-10-18 breed brown headed cowbird chromosome 11, BPBGC_Mater_1.1, whole genome shotgun sequence genomic window, GAGGTTTAGCTCCTTTGAtctattttaaaacacatcaTGAGGACAGACTGAAGTGTGACAATTAAGACTACATCAGAACCCAGACAAATGGAAGCACCAGTGACTAGCCTTTAGGCTGAAGGTTTTCTTCTGACAGGAGCATGGGAGACCTAAATGCCCTTTCCAAGGCCGTCAGGCTTGGGAAGAAACCCAAAACCTTAGACTGGCCACACTCCAAATATGTGAGGTTATGGTTTTGCCATGTACAAACAGGTTCCTGAAGGGACAAGCAAGATGAAAATACTCAGCAGGAACTTTATTTCAGTCTTGATAGCACAGAAAGTCCCTGCTCGTACCAGTAAACAACTGCCACCTTCCAATAATGAGATTAGCAACAAGCCATTACAGCGCTTGCTCCTGgtgcagaagaaaacaatgaTGGCCAAGTACCGTCAGactcttccttcctccctggctcagccccagcagagcagagcagtgctcaAGGGCCAGCACgtgctgggcagcacagcccacccTGGCCTTGCCATGGTGCTGCCAGGCCTGCACCAGGGCGGGAGAACTGGAGAAACTGGACAGGTGAGTCCCTGCCTCTGAGACTAGGCTTAGCAAACCAGCAGCCACATGGATGGTAGACAAGATTTggaagcagggagaggggagggaggagatgaaGGAGGTCATGGAAAACCTGTGAGGCAAGCCATGGCTGATAAACAGAAACTGCACAAACAAAAACGGGAAAAAAGATCAGAACCTACAAAACAGTAGACAAttaaagaaagaggaaatggaTTAAGACCAGGTGAGAAAATGTCATGGCATGTTCTTTGTTCCAGCTTCCAGGTAAAATGCAAACACTCAGTGTCACCTGACAAGAAAAAGACTTCtccaaaaacttttttttaagctcCAACTCaactctgtgtttgtttttaaaagcttccCATAAACAGCAGAGTTAGGAGATATTTACAACTTTTAAAGCCAATTATGATTAATCTGAATCCTCAGCCTGCCAGCATTAAATCAcaacttcttttccctttttttagcttttttctgAAGAGAGCTGAGGAGCAAGCGGGGTTCCAGTTGGAGGAACAGGCACCACCCCTccctgccaaggcagcagcaccctCTGCCCTTGGACACATTACATCACCGTCCACTTCTAAGGTGATGTTGGCTTTTATCATTGTGATAGTTCAAAATACAGAAGCTATAAAAACAAGAATCTACATTTGTACAGTCCTGTAGTCATCTAATCGTGATTAACCCATGAGCTCTTGCTGATCATGCAGTTACCCACACAGACAAGGGCACGGAGCGTGGTTTAACTGGTCCTCTTTAAAGGTCACACCTTTAATTAATTTGCATCAACATTCCAAATGACAGGTCTAAATTACTGTCTTAAGCTTTTATAAGCCAAATGCAGATTGTCCCTGCTTTTCACTCCAGGCTGCCTTGGTTAGTGCTTGGGGTCTGGGCTGACCTCAGGGGAGTAAAGCTCTGCAAAGGTTAATGGCACATAACAGATATGACTTCATGGTGAGCTAGTATGGGGCCTACGTGAACCTTGCTCAGAGGTGTTGGGCAGTAAGCAGCCCGCTTAGCTGACAGCGCACATCAGTCCCCAAGGTCTGCTATTGTACTTTCAGGCCACTCCTTCAGCTATGCTGTGCTTGCATTAGCGTTCCACCATGAATGGCTGCTGCTGTATGTGTGAAACAACAACCTACACAGCAACAGACAACAGCACCTCTCTCCTCTCTGAGGAGCAGAAGATCCAGCTCTGCATCGCTTTGGGATGACTTGATGACACTGAGGCACAAGGAAccaaagctgctgtgctggttgCCGGTTTCAGTCAAACTGCTGATTATTACAAAGCAGGATTAGAAAGCAGTGTTGGCTTTGTTTGCCCAAGCTCTGCAAAGCACACTGAGAGCCTGCTGTCTCTACCAGATCCTAGCAGGTTAGCCTTTTCCAGAGTTTTTCTAATGTTTTGGCATAAGCACGTCTAAAGAGCTGTAGGGCAACTCTATGTTACACTGCACAAACCAGTGCAGCAAGTGGCACAGGGCACTTCAGCAAGCCTGTACacacccccagcagctctgctgtgcctttcagGTTGTGTTTCACATCCTGGCAAAGCAATGAAGGCCATAAAGAACCTCGTGACAACAGCGTACTGTCCTTCATTAGAAGGAGGGCTTGCGCTTTGCATTTGTTATTTAAAGTTTAAGAATCCTGTCCAGGGTGCCTGCAGAAGGGCAGCTAGTAACTCTTCCCTTCAGAGCCTGGAGTCAAGCCCTTGCTCCCAGCATGCGTGTGGGGGGACATCAGGTGTTTGGCAGGACAGCACAGTGCAGTCTGCAGAGAGCCTCTCCTACCCAGCAAGGAGAGGGAAGCATTCCCTCAGCACCTCTCCATGGGCAGCTTTCCtcagcagggaggtgggggCAGCCGGTCAGGCTGCCTTACTGAAGGCCTGTCACCTCTCCCCTGTGACTTCATCAGGGATCAGCAGTACTGCAGCAACTGCTTCACCTTTCCATTCACTTCCAGTGAGGGGAAGACTGATGGAAACATAGGTCACCTGCTTCCAGTGCCCTATAATCTCCACAACAAGAGCACTGTCAGTATCTGACATTTAATTCAACTTCATTTCCCTGAGTGCTGCCTCTGTGGActgaaaaaagaagggaagggatATCTTAGTTTTGGCACGTGGGCAAGATCATGTATTTTTAGAGAACTTGAAGAAAGCTGGAATGTTTCTTTCTCTGGTAGATATGGATCTGAGTGTTGGAGAAGGCATGGTCAAGTCATGTCTGCATTAGTTCCCCGTCATTTGCTTTGATCCaaatattttcaggattttttgcAGGGCAAAGCACTGTCTGATAACAGTAATTGCATCAATGTACTCCTGGCTTTGGGACCCCTTATAAGACCTCTTCAGCTTCACTTTTTatcttgaaaacattttgaaataaccTTTTTCCTTACAATCTCTTTCTTGTACAGAGAGGGAGGTGAGCAGCAAGATAGAAATATTGATAAAAGGCAGAACTGGGAGGGAATAGTCCTGAGAAGACCTCAGAACTATCCACTTGAATcaggctgctgggaacagcccgCTGAACACTACCATCCACAACTCTGGTGCTTTGCAATCACAGCATTGGAATGTCAAACAAAGTACCACAGCACATACCTGTACCGCTCCTCCTGCAGGGTCTGCATTATCAACGTGTAATCCCTCTGGTAGCGAACCTTAAGGTCCTCAAATGATTCTTCCAGTCTTGCCTGTGTCTCTCGAATTTCTTGTATCTCATGCAGTATTGCATCAAACCCTGAGCTCTGCATATCCAGAGTGTTTGTTTTGGAGCTGGAAGCTCCCACAGGGCCCCCTGTTGTACTGTTGGCTCCCACTGAGCCTGATGTGGCACTGGAACAATCCTCTTCACTGCCATATTTTGGGCTTGACTGAAAGTTCTGAATAACACCTAGAGCCTTGCCACCTGTCCCATCTTCCTGGCCTTCTTCTAAGGAGTCTTTCAGATTAGCAATATTGTCTGCACTCCCAAACTTGTTCCTTATGAGGGAGGCAATCTCCCGGGGTTTGGaaaccacagctcctgctgctgaatgTGTGGCCTGGGAGAAACTGGAAAGTCCGCCTTTTACACTGTCAACCACTCCCTCACTGAAGCCAGTGACTTTTGCTCCAACATCTTTCAAACCCTGATGCATATCCCTGAAGACATCCTTTGGCTGCCGAGGGATCCCATTCTGTTCAATCTCTCGCAACTTTCGATGGTAATGTTCCAATTTCTTCTGCAGCTGCAAGATGGTCTGGGCTgacttttgatttttcttctcaaacaCTTGCTTAATGCGGGCACTCTGCTGCTTGTCTGCATTGTTGGCCAATTTCAGGTACTCTGCCACGTTGTCATCACGGGCTGTTTGCTCAATTTTGATCTGCTCTGTCAGCTTCAGTATCTTCTGCTGCAGGTGTGTGATGGCCACTTTTGTCCGCTGCGGATCTGGGGTCCCATCAACAGAGTCTGCATTGATGCTGCCATCAGTGCTGGAGGCCACGGCACTGGAGGTCTGTGCCAAGCTGCTGACTTCCAATCGCTCAATCtaagcacagagagagagaaacatgAGTGCTAATCAGCAGCTTCACCAACAGAAAAGCTTTCCTTCTTTATGCCAACTAATTCTGAAAAATTGTATCTTTTTTCAGCTGGCCAGGGGACAGTATCAATCAGGAGAGcttcatatattttaaagagatccagcaaaagtttaaaaaaagcaaaacctctCATACTTGACTCCACTTAATCATCTCAAACAATTGAAAATTCAAGCACAAATGTGCAACAAGGCACCCCAGTTTGGCAGACCAAGCACTCCAAGATATCAGTACAAGGGCAGGGGCTCAACTAGCTAGAGAGTGAAGAGACCAAGAAGGTAATTGAGAGCAGAAGTCACAGGGTTTAACTGTACAGTACAGCACACCCGAGTCATTCCTAGTGCTTCACCTGTCTGAatagcagcagcagtgaaaccTACAACCGATCTACTACGGTCAGAAAAATGGAGCCTGAGAGGCACCCGAATGCACGCCTTGCCGCGGCAAACCCTGCGAGCAGGTGTCTCCGAGTGGGAGGGAAAAAGTGAGTTTCAAAAGACAAACCCCAcggatggagaaaaaaaaaaaaaaaaaaaagttataggCTGTTTCAGCTCAATCCAAGCCGCCAAGTACCCGCCGCGAACCCGCGAAGGACCGGGCAGGTGCGGTCGCACCGGCGGCTCCTGACCCGGACATTCCTCCCTGGAGCCGACCGTGCCCCCATGCCGGCCCGCCCCGGGTGGGTCCTCCGGCGGAGGAACGCCCGTCCCGCGGGACCCCCGCGTACCTTGTCCCGGCGGGGCGGCAGCGCCCGCTCCCCGTGCATGGCTCCCGCCGGCCGCCCGCCGCCCGTGCATGGCTGCGCGCCCGccgcggcgcggccccgcccggccccgcccgccccctcGCGGCAGGGaggccccgccgggccggggagCCGGGAGCCGCAGCCACCGCGTCCCGCAGGGAATCTCCATCCCCGAGCTTTAAAACGAACGCGCGTTTGGATCCCGCGGCCCCTGTCCcggggaggagctgctgagcagccgCGACTGCTGCCCGCACGCTCCGCTCCCCGGGCCGTTCCACTGCAACAGCTGCCAGCCGACCCACCGCTACTGCCCGGTCGCTGAACCATGTCCGTGATTGGGAATATGCgctttacaaaacaaaaatgctgtTACACTTAACTGTAACCTCTCTCACGGTTCATCATTCCGTATTTAATGCCAAAAACCCCGCAGGCTGCAACACTGGCCGGCACCGGGGGTTACCCGGGCTCCTTTCCATAACCCTAAGGTTCTCTGTTGCCCCCTCAAGAGGAAAACCAGACACCTGGGGAAGCAATTGATTCATTTTCTagaggagctcagctgctggaaacCATACAATATAATTTCTTGGTCTGTTGTGACTCCTGCAATATCAACTGCTTTCTTAAGATTGAGTTGTAGAAaccctggagctctggagagCTCAATGGAAAATTGGTGCTAAGAATTAATATTAATCAGTGGGACCAACACTATGCATGATATCAGTACTGCACAGCAAACATGCTGTCTATGAGATGTAGGGACATGCATTTGCAAGTAATACACATTTGTAAAGATAACTCTTCTTGGAATTTGTAATTTCATTAAGATTCTTCCAGGGCTGTCAGTGATCAGACTTCTCCCTATGGCCTAGACAAACACAAAGACCTTGCCTGTGCAGGGCATGCCTGGCCTGGGAGCATCACCCAGCACCCATGGCACAGCTGGTC contains:
- the TMCC1 gene encoding transmembrane and coiled-coil domains protein 1 isoform X3, producing the protein MMEIERLEVSSLAQTSSAVASSTDGSINADSVDGTPDPQRTKVAITHLQQKILKLTEQIKIEQTARDDNVAEYLKLANNADKQQSARIKQVFEKKNQKSAQTILQLQKKLEHYHRKLREIEQNGIPRQPKDVFRDMHQGLKDVGAKVTGFSEGVVDSVKGGLSSFSQATHSAAGAVVSKPREIASLIRNKFGSADNIANLKDSLEEGQEDGTGGKALGVIQNFQSSPKYGSEEDCSSATSGSVGANSTTGGPVGASSSKTNTLDMQSSGFDAILHEIQEIRETQARLEESFEDLKVRYQRDYTLIMQTLQEERYRCERLEEQLNDLTELHQNEILNLKQELASMEEKIAYQSYERARDIQEALEACQTRISKMELQQQQQQVVQLEGLENATARNLLGKFINILLAVMAVLLVFVSTVANCVVPLMKTRNRTFSTLFIVVFIAFLWKHWDAITGYLERFLSPPR
- the TMCC1 gene encoding transmembrane and coiled-coil domains protein 1 isoform X2; protein product: MKRGTSLHSRWGKGDAPKGSPQINRRSAQDIQSGRPRSSSTTDAPTNLSVMEIASSIYVGGEEATAAAIERLEVSSLAQTSSAVASSTDGSINADSVDGTPDPQRTKVAITHLQQKILKLTEQIKIEQTARDDNVAEYLKLANNADKQQSARIKQVFEKKNQKSAQTILQLQKKLEHYHRKLREIEQNGIPRQPKDVFRDMHQGLKDVGAKVTGFSEGVVDSVKGGLSSFSQATHSAAGAVVSKPREIASLIRNKFGSADNIANLKDSLEEGQEDGTGGKALGVIQNFQSSPKYGSEEDCSSATSGSVGANSTTGGPVGASSSKTNTLDMQSSGFDAILHEIQEIRETQARLEESFEDLKVRYQRDYTLIMQTLQEERYRCERLEEQLNDLTELHQNEILNLKQELASMEEKIAYQSYERARDIQEALEACQTRISKMELQQQQQQVVQLEGLENATARNLLGKFINILLAVMAVLLVFVSTVANCVVPLMKTRNRTFSTLFIVVFIAFLWKHWDAITGYLERFLSPPR